The Bombus fervidus isolate BK054 chromosome 6, iyBomFerv1, whole genome shotgun sequence genome contains a region encoding:
- the LOC139988571 gene encoding TBC1 domain family member 25 isoform X1 — MFGCPREAVRVKVKKCETRHQPEYRKFSVDPQITSIEVLQSILIKAFDIKGEFTVSYRAIDDYGSETYLFLLSDWDLDAAFISASEPYLYLQVNLKPFGETGDCECYWEQNAQEASTRQETGFPYKTPKLPGLIMNKMERTLNMVQRALGNLSEESSHQQGAQPPRPPLTDAEFRRFLDPIGQVIHPKELRAVIYFGGIEPSLRKVVWKHILNVYPEGMSGRERMDYMKKKSQEYQNLRERWKILVQKGQNVGDLAYVTSMVRKDVLRTDRHHKFYGGSDDNQNTASLFNILTTYALNHPSVSYCQGMSDLASPLLVTMRDEAQAYICLCALMRRLKDNFMLDGIAMTTKFAHLAEGLQHYDPDFYAYLKSHQADDLLFCYRWLLLEMKREFALDDALRMLEVLWAALPASPPNGELSLAEVPFPPPSPPPSPNVKHIRENAYTKVCAIRRQSSSASIATTGKRKTLLNAEDPSLQSSTETNGDSKRSSSPYETFSEPENDLTTAKNRRNTESTEKCLSTDSLSGKSKRVNLLELKERLSLPSKEHQQTKNNENDGEKKCARVVKNLNEFLNFTSLNRSKITPSDAEPELRRVSSESGVIRVLRDEPSSPDDPTDFFPMTTSMTRELRLELESLDRQVFGPSPPSDQQCDCVLSKRESELADSETDTELARCSPAADVFVWENPLHTLQQKNHPATPDEQAELEYDGEILEDQNGVKSVTPIRLLKRTTRSESASDSEEAESWHQNATVQESPIKQSLQEHCEEATELTNLIPAGTCEDQLGETCLPPPHEFGGGNPFLMFLCITLLLQHRDFVMRNQMDYNEMAMHFDKMVRRHNVIRVLNQARQLFAGYLRRHSSSSLGAKSDSVNV, encoded by the exons ATGTTCGGTTGTCCTAGAGAAGCTGTGCGCGTCAAAGTAAAG AAATGCGAGACCAGACATCAACCAGAGTATCGGAAGTTCAGCGTGGACCCGCAGATAACATCCATCGAAGTGCTTCAAAGTATACTCATCAAAGCGTTCGATATCAAAGG AGAATTCACAGTTTCTTATCGAGCAATAGACGACTATGGATCGGAAACATATTTATTCCTACTTTCTGACTGGGACTTGGATGCAGCATTTATCAg cgCTTCTGAACCGTATCTATATCTGCAAGTCAACCTAAAGCCGTTCGGAGAGACAGGCGACTGCGAATGTTATTGGGAACAAAATGCACAGGAAGCGTCGACTCGACAAGAAACCGGGTTTCCATACAAAACGCCCAAGTTACCGGGTCTCATAATGAACAAG atgGAAAGAACATTGAACATGGTTCAACGTGCTTTGGGTAATTTGAGCGAAGAATCTTCGCACCAACAAGGTGCTCAACCACCACGACCACCATTGACGGACGCGGAGTTCCGACGATTTTTGGATCCCATCGGACAAGTAATACACCCTAAAGAATTAAGAGCCGTCATATACTTCGGTGGAATTGAACCTAGCCTGCGGAAGGTGGTTTGGAAACACATTCTAAACGTATATCCCGAAGGAATGTCCGGCCGCGAGAGGATGGATTACATGAAGAAAAAGTCGCAAGAGTATCAAAATCTTCGAGAAAGATGGAAAATCCTGGTACAAAAGGGACAAAACGTCGGAGATTTGGCATATGTAACGAGTATGGTACGGAAAGATGTTCTAAGAACGGATAGACATCACAAGTTTTACGGTGGTTCTGACGATAATCAGAATACGGCTAGTCTCTTTAATATCTTAACTACGTATGCCTTAAATCATCCGAGTGTCAGTTACTGTCAAGGTATGAGCGATCTGGCTTCACCTTTGTTGGTTACTATGAGGGACGAAGCACAAGCGTACATATGCCTGTGCGCTCTTATGAGGAGGTTGAAAGACAACTTTATGCTCGATGGAATTGCTATGACTACGAAATTTGCACATTTGGCTGAAG GTTTACAACATTACGATCCAGACTTCTATGCTTATTTAAAATCCCATCAAGCGGACGACCTATTGTTCTGTTATCGATGGCTTTTATTAGAAATGAAACGTGAATTTGCTTTGGACGACGCTCTGAGAATGCTCGAAGTTCTGTGGGCTGCTTTGCCAGCGTCACCGCCAAACGGAGAACTTAGTCTGGCCGAAGTACCTTTTCCTCCACCTTCGCCACCACCAAGCCCAAACGTAAAACATATTCGTGAGAACGCGTACACGAAAGTTTGTGCTATCAGACGACAAAGCTCTTCCGCGAGTATCGCCACTACTGGTAAAAGAAAGACCCTTCTTAACGCGGAGGATCCATCTTTGCAAAGCTCTACGGAAACTAACGGTGACTCAAAAAG ATCGAGCTCTCCTTACGAGACGTTTTCTGAGCCAGAAAATGATTTGACGACAgcgaaaaatcgaagaaacacAGAATCTACGGAAAAGTGCCTAAGTACAGATTCTCTGTCTGGTAAATCTAAACGCGTAAATTTGCTGGAATTGAAAGAAAGACTGTCGTTGCCTAGTAAAGAACATcaacaaacaaaaaataatgaaaatgatgGTGAAAAGAAATGCGCCCGAGTAGTAAAGAATTTGAACGAATTTTTGAACTTTACGAGCCTCAACCGTAGCAAAATAACACCAAGCGATGCTGAACCAGAGTTGAG acGTGTTTCGAGCGAGAGCGGAGTAATTAGAGTTTTAAGAGACGAACCAAGTTCGCCGGATGACCCGACAGATTTTTTTCCAATGACTACATCAATGACTAGAGAATTAAGACTGGAACTAGAATCACTCGATCGACAAGTCTTCGGGCCATCACCGCCAAGCGATCAACAATGTGATTGTGTTCTATCGAAACGAGAAAGCGAATTAGCCGACAGCGAAACAGATACAGAGTTAGCAAGGTGTAGTCCAGCTGCGGATGTATTTGTATGGGAGAATCCTCTGCACACGTTACAGCAAAAGAACCATCCAGCTACTCCAGATGAGCAAGCAGAACTCGAGTATGATGGCGAAATATTGGAAGATCAGAATGGTGTTAAATCCGTTACCCCAATTAGATTACTTAAACGGACTACAAG gTCCGAATCTGCTTCGGACAGCGAGGAGGCAGAAAGTTGGCACCAAAATGCAACGGTACAAGAAAGTCCAATAAAACAATCGTTACAAGAGCACTGTGAAGAAGCCACAGAGCTTACGAATCTTATTCCAGCAGGAACTTGCGAAGATCAGTTGGGAGAAACTTGTCTACCACCACCTCACGAATTTGGTGGTGGTAATCCGTTTCTTATGTTCCTCTGTATTACTCTGTTATTGCAACACAGAGACTTTGTTATGCGTAATCAAATggattataacgaaatggcaatgcatttcgataaaatggttcgtcgacataacgttattcgagtGCTCAATCAAGCGAGGCAACTATTCGCTGGTTATCTTAGAAGGCATTCTTCGTCGTCATTAGGTGCGAAGTCAGATTCTGTTAATGTGTAG
- the LOC139988571 gene encoding TBC1 domain family member 25 isoform X2, with the protein MFMERTLNMVQRALGNLSEESSHQQGAQPPRPPLTDAEFRRFLDPIGQVIHPKELRAVIYFGGIEPSLRKVVWKHILNVYPEGMSGRERMDYMKKKSQEYQNLRERWKILVQKGQNVGDLAYVTSMVRKDVLRTDRHHKFYGGSDDNQNTASLFNILTTYALNHPSVSYCQGMSDLASPLLVTMRDEAQAYICLCALMRRLKDNFMLDGIAMTTKFAHLAEGLQHYDPDFYAYLKSHQADDLLFCYRWLLLEMKREFALDDALRMLEVLWAALPASPPNGELSLAEVPFPPPSPPPSPNVKHIRENAYTKVCAIRRQSSSASIATTGKRKTLLNAEDPSLQSSTETNGDSKRSSSPYETFSEPENDLTTAKNRRNTESTEKCLSTDSLSGKSKRVNLLELKERLSLPSKEHQQTKNNENDGEKKCARVVKNLNEFLNFTSLNRSKITPSDAEPELRRVSSESGVIRVLRDEPSSPDDPTDFFPMTTSMTRELRLELESLDRQVFGPSPPSDQQCDCVLSKRESELADSETDTELARCSPAADVFVWENPLHTLQQKNHPATPDEQAELEYDGEILEDQNGVKSVTPIRLLKRTTRSESASDSEEAESWHQNATVQESPIKQSLQEHCEEATELTNLIPAGTCEDQLGETCLPPPHEFGGGNPFLMFLCITLLLQHRDFVMRNQMDYNEMAMHFDKMVRRHNVIRVLNQARQLFAGYLRRHSSSSLGAKSDSVNV; encoded by the exons ATGTTT atgGAAAGAACATTGAACATGGTTCAACGTGCTTTGGGTAATTTGAGCGAAGAATCTTCGCACCAACAAGGTGCTCAACCACCACGACCACCATTGACGGACGCGGAGTTCCGACGATTTTTGGATCCCATCGGACAAGTAATACACCCTAAAGAATTAAGAGCCGTCATATACTTCGGTGGAATTGAACCTAGCCTGCGGAAGGTGGTTTGGAAACACATTCTAAACGTATATCCCGAAGGAATGTCCGGCCGCGAGAGGATGGATTACATGAAGAAAAAGTCGCAAGAGTATCAAAATCTTCGAGAAAGATGGAAAATCCTGGTACAAAAGGGACAAAACGTCGGAGATTTGGCATATGTAACGAGTATGGTACGGAAAGATGTTCTAAGAACGGATAGACATCACAAGTTTTACGGTGGTTCTGACGATAATCAGAATACGGCTAGTCTCTTTAATATCTTAACTACGTATGCCTTAAATCATCCGAGTGTCAGTTACTGTCAAGGTATGAGCGATCTGGCTTCACCTTTGTTGGTTACTATGAGGGACGAAGCACAAGCGTACATATGCCTGTGCGCTCTTATGAGGAGGTTGAAAGACAACTTTATGCTCGATGGAATTGCTATGACTACGAAATTTGCACATTTGGCTGAAG GTTTACAACATTACGATCCAGACTTCTATGCTTATTTAAAATCCCATCAAGCGGACGACCTATTGTTCTGTTATCGATGGCTTTTATTAGAAATGAAACGTGAATTTGCTTTGGACGACGCTCTGAGAATGCTCGAAGTTCTGTGGGCTGCTTTGCCAGCGTCACCGCCAAACGGAGAACTTAGTCTGGCCGAAGTACCTTTTCCTCCACCTTCGCCACCACCAAGCCCAAACGTAAAACATATTCGTGAGAACGCGTACACGAAAGTTTGTGCTATCAGACGACAAAGCTCTTCCGCGAGTATCGCCACTACTGGTAAAAGAAAGACCCTTCTTAACGCGGAGGATCCATCTTTGCAAAGCTCTACGGAAACTAACGGTGACTCAAAAAG ATCGAGCTCTCCTTACGAGACGTTTTCTGAGCCAGAAAATGATTTGACGACAgcgaaaaatcgaagaaacacAGAATCTACGGAAAAGTGCCTAAGTACAGATTCTCTGTCTGGTAAATCTAAACGCGTAAATTTGCTGGAATTGAAAGAAAGACTGTCGTTGCCTAGTAAAGAACATcaacaaacaaaaaataatgaaaatgatgGTGAAAAGAAATGCGCCCGAGTAGTAAAGAATTTGAACGAATTTTTGAACTTTACGAGCCTCAACCGTAGCAAAATAACACCAAGCGATGCTGAACCAGAGTTGAG acGTGTTTCGAGCGAGAGCGGAGTAATTAGAGTTTTAAGAGACGAACCAAGTTCGCCGGATGACCCGACAGATTTTTTTCCAATGACTACATCAATGACTAGAGAATTAAGACTGGAACTAGAATCACTCGATCGACAAGTCTTCGGGCCATCACCGCCAAGCGATCAACAATGTGATTGTGTTCTATCGAAACGAGAAAGCGAATTAGCCGACAGCGAAACAGATACAGAGTTAGCAAGGTGTAGTCCAGCTGCGGATGTATTTGTATGGGAGAATCCTCTGCACACGTTACAGCAAAAGAACCATCCAGCTACTCCAGATGAGCAAGCAGAACTCGAGTATGATGGCGAAATATTGGAAGATCAGAATGGTGTTAAATCCGTTACCCCAATTAGATTACTTAAACGGACTACAAG gTCCGAATCTGCTTCGGACAGCGAGGAGGCAGAAAGTTGGCACCAAAATGCAACGGTACAAGAAAGTCCAATAAAACAATCGTTACAAGAGCACTGTGAAGAAGCCACAGAGCTTACGAATCTTATTCCAGCAGGAACTTGCGAAGATCAGTTGGGAGAAACTTGTCTACCACCACCTCACGAATTTGGTGGTGGTAATCCGTTTCTTATGTTCCTCTGTATTACTCTGTTATTGCAACACAGAGACTTTGTTATGCGTAATCAAATggattataacgaaatggcaatgcatttcgataaaatggttcgtcgacataacgttattcgagtGCTCAATCAAGCGAGGCAACTATTCGCTGGTTATCTTAGAAGGCATTCTTCGTCGTCATTAGGTGCGAAGTCAGATTCTGTTAATGTGTAG